The Lactobacillus sp. ESL0680 genome has a segment encoding these proteins:
- the priA gene encoding primosomal protein N', producing the protein MIAQVIVDIAAKQTDRIFEYHIPDDVGDVEVGSRVFVPFGPRKLQGFVVGLTKNSQFQGKLKDLLLVVDEMPPLTPELVSLSKALADRIFSYRITILKAMLPRVMRANYRKILVPVTAKAKAMPFFQGEPIDLTKITAPKEIAAIGKLLRSDDAKIEYVVENRAKVKTQNQYALPLSKKDYTDLYESLRQNAIKQKQLLMTIIENYSAFPMLQQQLEQAARVNTATLTSAVKKGWLKKEPVEVYRDPLADVTTGSKHHKINLNDEQQAALDQIVPAIQTAKPQTFLLEGITGSGKTEVYLHAISQTLASGKNALMLVPEISLTPQMVTQVKERFGEQVAVLHSGLSEGELYDEWRRIRRSEVRVVVGARSAVFAPLTNIGLIVIDEEHESSYKQEDNPRYHARDVAIWRGKYNSCPLVLGSATPSLDSRARAQKGVYQLLKLTKRANQKNLPEVKLIDLKQADFAGGQLDLTVELVDAIKARLAKKEQVILMLNRRGFANFMLCRECGYVMKCPNCDLSLTMHKDTGQMQCHYCGYTIQIPTKCPNCQSTKIRFLGTGTQKVQEELNELLPGARILRMDVDTTRRKGAFKRILDSFGEHKADILLGTQMIAKGLDFPNVTLVGVVNADTGLWLPDYNASERTFELLTQVAGRAGRAEKKGEVMIQTFNPDHYAIALAQTQDYERFYAYEMQMRHAGNYPPYFYTVLISVAAKKEQNAAREAFKIKRRLQANLHPATIVLGPTPSAISRLKNQYYYQILVKYKKEANLNNLLHQIQDSAQEVKKYGLNVYIDNEPERIM; encoded by the coding sequence ATGATTGCGCAAGTAATTGTAGATATTGCAGCCAAGCAAACAGACCGGATTTTTGAATACCATATTCCAGATGACGTTGGTGATGTTGAAGTTGGTTCGCGAGTTTTTGTGCCGTTTGGTCCACGTAAATTGCAGGGCTTTGTGGTTGGCTTGACTAAGAATAGCCAGTTTCAAGGAAAATTAAAGGACCTTTTGCTAGTTGTCGATGAAATGCCTCCTTTGACCCCAGAATTAGTATCATTATCCAAGGCACTGGCGGACCGGATTTTTTCGTATCGCATTACGATTTTAAAAGCGATGTTGCCCCGAGTGATGCGCGCAAATTATCGCAAAATTTTAGTACCAGTAACTGCTAAAGCCAAGGCAATGCCCTTTTTTCAAGGCGAACCGATAGATTTAACCAAAATTACCGCCCCAAAAGAAATTGCCGCTATTGGTAAATTATTGCGCAGTGATGACGCTAAGATTGAATATGTGGTAGAAAATCGGGCTAAGGTTAAAACGCAGAACCAATATGCGTTGCCGTTATCTAAAAAAGACTACACTGATCTTTACGAATCATTACGGCAAAATGCAATTAAGCAAAAGCAGCTATTGATGACAATAATTGAGAATTATTCTGCCTTTCCGATGTTGCAGCAGCAGCTAGAGCAGGCGGCACGAGTTAATACGGCAACATTGACTAGTGCTGTCAAAAAAGGCTGGCTTAAAAAGGAGCCTGTAGAAGTTTATCGTGATCCATTAGCCGATGTTACTACGGGGAGTAAGCATCATAAAATCAACTTGAATGATGAGCAACAAGCAGCACTAGACCAGATTGTGCCGGCCATCCAAACGGCTAAGCCGCAGACTTTTTTACTTGAGGGTATCACTGGCAGCGGCAAGACTGAGGTTTATTTGCATGCAATCAGTCAGACGTTAGCTAGTGGTAAAAATGCGCTAATGTTGGTGCCAGAAATCTCGTTAACGCCGCAGATGGTGACGCAGGTTAAAGAACGCTTTGGCGAACAAGTTGCGGTATTGCACAGCGGTTTGTCTGAAGGCGAACTGTATGATGAGTGGCGGCGAATTCGCCGCAGTGAGGTTCGCGTGGTTGTTGGTGCCCGCAGTGCCGTGTTTGCGCCCCTAACTAATATTGGCTTAATCGTCATTGACGAAGAGCATGAATCTTCTTACAAGCAGGAGGATAATCCCCGCTACCATGCCCGTGATGTTGCTATTTGGCGCGGTAAGTACAATTCTTGTCCGTTGGTACTGGGGAGTGCCACGCCGTCACTTGATAGTCGTGCGCGTGCACAAAAGGGCGTTTATCAATTATTAAAATTGACTAAGAGAGCTAATCAAAAAAACTTGCCTGAAGTTAAGTTAATTGACTTGAAGCAGGCTGACTTTGCTGGTGGGCAATTAGATCTGACCGTGGAATTAGTTGATGCAATTAAGGCTAGGCTGGCTAAGAAGGAACAAGTTATTTTAATGCTTAACCGGCGCGGCTTTGCCAATTTTATGCTGTGCCGCGAATGCGGTTATGTCATGAAATGTCCTAACTGTGACTTGTCGCTGACAATGCACAAGGATACTGGGCAAATGCAGTGTCATTATTGTGGTTATACAATACAAATCCCGACAAAGTGTCCTAACTGTCAGAGTACCAAGATTCGTTTTTTGGGCACAGGCACGCAAAAGGTGCAGGAAGAATTGAATGAATTATTGCCAGGAGCAAGAATTTTGCGGATGGACGTTGATACAACGCGGCGCAAGGGGGCATTTAAACGGATTTTGGATTCATTTGGCGAGCATAAGGCAGATATCCTGCTGGGTACCCAAATGATTGCCAAGGGGTTAGACTTTCCTAATGTTACACTAGTTGGGGTGGTCAATGCCGATACTGGGCTTTGGCTGCCGGATTATAATGCTTCTGAGCGCACATTTGAATTGTTAACGCAGGTTGCTGGCCGGGCCGGCCGGGCTGAAAAAAAGGGTGAAGTGATGATTCAGACCTTTAATCCAGATCACTATGCAATTGCGCTGGCACAAACGCAGGATTATGAACGCTTTTATGCCTACGAAATGCAAATGCGGCATGCCGGCAACTATCCGCCGTATTTTTACACTGTTTTAATTTCGGTCGCAGCCAAAAAAGAACAGAATGCGGCTCGAGAGGCATTTAAGATTAAACGCCGGCTGCAGGCTAATTTGCATCCGGCAACAATTGTCTTGGGTCCAACCCCGAGTGCAATTTCTCGCCTAAAAAACCAATATTATTATCAAATACTGGTAAAATATAAAAAAGAAGCTAACTTAAATAATTTATTACACCAAATTCAGGACTCAGCACAGGAAGTAAAAAAGTACGGCTTAAATGTGTATATCGACAACGAGCCTGAGCGAATTATGTAA
- the rpoZ gene encoding DNA-directed RNA polymerase subunit omega translates to MRVTYPSIDKLLARVDSRYSLSVLAAKRAHELEAGDPEALKSYKSQKAVGKALEEIEAGKVTVDPEHREVNQ, encoded by the coding sequence ATGAGAGTTACATATCCATCAATTGACAAATTATTAGCACGTGTTGATTCACGTTATTCGTTATCAGTGCTGGCAGCAAAGAGAGCACACGAATTAGAGGCTGGCGATCCTGAAGCATTGAAGAGCTACAAGTCGCAAAAGGCTGTCGGTAAGGCGCTGGAAGAAATCGAAGCCGGTAAAGTTACCGTTGATCCCGAACATCGCGAGGTTAATCAATAA
- the gmk gene encoding guanylate kinase produces MADKGLLLVLSGPSGVGKGTVKSAIVENKVFPFEYSVSMTTRKPRPGEVNGKDYFFVSEERFKQAINHGELLEYNRYVNHYYGTPLAPVEEMLEQGKDVLLEIDVNGARKVREKMPDGVFIFLTPPDLHTLHERLENRGTESEDVIMGRIKQARQEILVMQDYDYAVVNDQVANAVHHIKAIVDAEHVSVKRVIDTYRKMVRED; encoded by the coding sequence ATGGCAGATAAAGGTTTGTTACTTGTCCTTTCGGGTCCTTCTGGAGTTGGTAAAGGAACCGTTAAAAGTGCAATAGTTGAGAATAAAGTTTTTCCGTTTGAATATTCGGTGTCAATGACAACGCGCAAGCCGCGGCCGGGCGAAGTTAATGGCAAAGATTATTTTTTTGTTTCAGAAGAACGTTTTAAGCAAGCTATTAACCATGGCGAACTTCTAGAATATAATAGATATGTGAACCATTATTATGGGACACCTCTTGCACCGGTTGAAGAAATGCTGGAGCAGGGAAAAGATGTTTTGTTAGAGATTGACGTTAATGGGGCACGAAAAGTGCGTGAAAAAATGCCGGATGGTGTCTTTATTTTCTTAACACCACCGGATCTGCACACTTTGCATGAACGTTTGGAAAATCGCGGTACAGAATCAGAAGACGTTATTATGGGGCGCATTAAGCAAGCCAGACAGGAAATCTTGGTAATGCAGGATTATGATTATGCAGTTGTCAACGATCAAGTGGCAAATGCTGTTCATCATATCAAGGCAATTGTTGATGCCGAGCATGTTAGCGTTAAACGGGTAATTGATACTTACCGGAAAATGGTCAGGGAGGACTAA
- a CDS encoding ASCH domain-containing protein, which produces MNEQVEQYWYEFCIKNKIDPSELDEAFAFGDTEQMADELADLVNRGIKTATTSLYDPDDSLAQVGKYCIILNGSGEPVCVIQNKVCEIMPFKQVSQEHVYHEGEGDRTYAYWCKAHVDFFTKECKQNHWTFNEETPVVCEVFAKV; this is translated from the coding sequence ATGAATGAACAAGTAGAACAATATTGGTATGAATTTTGTATAAAAAATAAAATTGACCCCAGCGAATTGGATGAGGCCTTTGCCTTTGGCGATACCGAACAAATGGCTGACGAGCTAGCGGATTTAGTTAATCGGGGAATAAAAACGGCGACAACTAGCCTTTATGATCCAGACGACAGTTTGGCACAAGTCGGGAAATACTGTATTATTCTGAATGGATCTGGAGAGCCAGTTTGTGTTATTCAAAATAAGGTCTGCGAAATAATGCCCTTTAAGCAGGTATCGCAAGAGCATGTTTATCATGAGGGTGAAGGTGACCGAACCTATGCATATTGGTGTAAGGCTCATGTTGATTTCTTTACTAAGGAATGCAAGCAAAATCATTGGACTTTTAATGAAGAAACGCCAGTTGTCTGCGAAGTGTTTGCAAAAGTTTAA
- a CDS encoding GNAT family N-acetyltransferase: MIVEKIALTNSELKRAHELIAASQQFDHTAKEPYLSNRYNYFSQMPAFVLAYRDQKLVGLTMLYADEEPGSEVELSVIVAPALRRQGIATEMFNHAVRISQKYGYSQYSFVSEKIFLQQNPDFLKNTALTITDSEYFMKTSKAIDVLPHQVLTVRQMTEDDVAEVAKSYSESFEEPLTTTMNYLVQGLQDPTGLSFVLLYQDKIVGYCGVDCGQTDYFFGLFIAESFRGRGFATFFIKQMMAILHKQGSRDFSIEVDCSNLAAIHVYQNAGFKITSEVDYLVKK; this comes from the coding sequence ATGATTGTTGAAAAGATAGCCCTAACTAATAGTGAACTTAAAAGAGCACACGAGTTAATTGCTGCAAGTCAGCAGTTTGACCACACAGCTAAAGAACCTTATTTGAGCAATAGATATAATTATTTTTCACAAATGCCGGCCTTTGTGCTTGCATATCGTGACCAGAAGCTAGTTGGCTTAACCATGCTGTATGCTGATGAGGAACCAGGCAGTGAAGTCGAGTTGAGCGTCATTGTTGCTCCTGCTCTGCGCAGGCAGGGTATTGCTACTGAAATGTTTAACCATGCGGTTAGAATTTCCCAAAAGTATGGCTATTCTCAATATAGTTTTGTCTCTGAAAAAATCTTTTTACAGCAGAATCCAGATTTTTTAAAGAATACTGCTTTAACGATTACTGATTCTGAATATTTTATGAAGACAAGTAAGGCAATTGATGTTCTGCCCCATCAAGTACTAACTGTGCGGCAAATGACAGAAGATGATGTTGCCGAAGTTGCTAAAAGTTATAGTGAATCTTTTGAAGAACCGCTGACGACAACAATGAATTATTTGGTTCAGGGGTTGCAAGATCCAACTGGCTTAAGCTTTGTTTTGCTCTATCAAGACAAGATTGTCGGTTATTGCGGCGTTGATTGTGGCCAAACCGATTATTTCTTTGGCTTATTTATTGCAGAAAGTTTTCGTGGCCGCGGCTTTGCGACTTTCTTTATTAAGCAAATGATGGCAATTTTGCACAAGCAGGGCAGCCGGGATTTTTCGATCGAAGTTGATTGTAGTAATTTAGCGGCAATTCATGTCTATCAGAATGCGGGGTTCAAAATCACGAGCGAAGTAGATTATTTGGTGAAAAAATGA
- the recN gene encoding DNA repair protein RecN, giving the protein MLVELDIKNFAIIKALKVRFQENMTVLIGETGAGKSIIIDAVSLLMGGRGQKEMVRSGEKKAVVTGLFEVNQGTNEITKLCEKYGLPDSDGQLIISRELAVKGRNVVRINGQLTTINVLRELGNYLVDIHGQNDQQILMDQDRQIDLVDNYAPASFKTALAAYQKDFATWQTLTSRLNHLRKDAQELAQKQDILKFQNDELAAANLTDPHEDEQLEEEFNELNNYQKIVDTANYLMQLYDDDEHGIETLIGDAQNAANELSEYGSKFKDIAKTIDDGVYALSDARGELSNVLDEMDFDEERYQYVSNRLDTLNSLKKKYGPDLDDVFAFYNKVQKELGQYETGGLDEEELQKQVAEVEDKLTQEARGLHDTREQVARSLEEKIKQELADLYMAKARFAIDFSSTTTFTSKGTDEIVFLIAPNPGEDLMPLVKIVSGGEQSRLILALKAIFSRVEPVGTMIFDEIDTGVSGRVSAAIGAKMHSIGENKQVIAITHSPQVAAAGDQKYLVAKQVKDGATYTQIGPLTQEETITAIAEMMAGSDVTEAAKQNAEDLMKSFKKKQ; this is encoded by the coding sequence ATGTTAGTTGAGCTGGATATTAAGAACTTCGCCATTATTAAGGCGTTGAAGGTTCGCTTTCAAGAAAATATGACGGTGCTGATTGGTGAAACTGGTGCCGGTAAATCAATTATTATTGATGCTGTATCGCTGCTGATGGGTGGCCGCGGCCAAAAGGAAATGGTCCGCAGTGGTGAAAAAAAAGCCGTTGTGACGGGCTTATTTGAGGTTAACCAGGGCACTAATGAAATCACTAAGTTGTGTGAAAAGTATGGCCTGCCAGATTCTGATGGCCAATTGATTATTAGTCGTGAGTTGGCTGTTAAAGGCCGTAATGTTGTCCGTATTAATGGCCAGTTGACAACGATTAATGTTTTGCGCGAACTAGGCAATTACCTAGTTGATATTCATGGTCAGAATGACCAGCAGATATTAATGGATCAGGATCGCCAGATTGACTTAGTTGACAATTACGCACCCGCAAGTTTTAAGACAGCTTTAGCAGCTTATCAGAAAGATTTTGCCACGTGGCAGACTTTAACTTCGCGCCTCAATCATTTGCGTAAAGATGCTCAAGAATTGGCGCAGAAACAAGATATTTTGAAATTTCAAAATGATGAATTAGCTGCGGCTAATTTGACCGATCCGCATGAAGATGAACAGCTTGAAGAAGAATTTAATGAGCTGAATAATTATCAAAAAATTGTGGATACAGCCAATTATTTGATGCAATTATATGATGACGATGAACACGGCATTGAAACGCTTATTGGTGATGCGCAAAACGCGGCTAATGAATTAAGTGAATATGGCTCTAAGTTTAAGGATATTGCCAAGACAATTGATGATGGTGTGTATGCTTTGAGCGATGCCCGCGGCGAATTGTCGAATGTCTTGGATGAGATGGACTTTGATGAGGAACGCTACCAGTATGTCTCCAACCGTTTAGATACTTTGAACTCCCTTAAGAAGAAATATGGGCCTGATCTTGATGATGTTTTTGCTTTTTATAATAAAGTGCAAAAAGAATTGGGGCAATATGAAACCGGCGGTCTTGACGAAGAAGAACTGCAAAAGCAGGTTGCAGAAGTTGAGGATAAGCTAACTCAAGAAGCTCGTGGTCTGCACGATACCCGTGAACAGGTTGCCCGCAGTCTTGAAGAAAAAATCAAGCAGGAATTAGCTGACCTGTATATGGCGAAGGCACGCTTTGCCATTGATTTTTCGAGCACGACAACTTTTACCAGCAAAGGTACCGATGAGATTGTCTTCTTGATCGCGCCGAATCCGGGCGAAGATTTGATGCCACTGGTTAAAATTGTTTCTGGTGGTGAGCAGTCACGGCTGATTTTGGCATTAAAAGCAATTTTTAGCAGGGTAGAACCAGTTGGGACAATGATTTTTGATGAAATTGATACCGGTGTTTCTGGTCGAGTATCGGCAGCGATTGGTGCCAAAATGCATTCAATTGGCGAGAATAAGCAGGTAATTGCGATTACGCACTCGCCGCAAGTGGCCGCTGCTGGTGACCAGAAGTACTTGGTGGCTAAACAAGTTAAGGATGGTGCTACTTACACGCAAATTGGTCCATTAACCCAAGAGGAAACAATCACTGCGATTGCGGAAATGATGGCCGGTAGTGATGTTACAGAAGCAGCTAAGCAAAACGCTGAAGATTTAATGAAGAGTTTTAAAAAGAAACAATGA
- a CDS encoding TlyA family RNA methyltransferase yields the protein MTKKRADILLAEQGLFHSRTQAQRAIMAGLVSDHNHQRIDKSGTSFPEDEQFYIKDDGKKYVSRGGFKLEKALKSFQIDLTDKICLDIGASTGGFTDVALQNGAQMVYALDVGYNQLAWQLRDDDRVVVMEKQNFRYSKPEDFTQGLPDFAMTDVSFISLDLIMPPMFDILKDGCDAVCLIKPQFEAGPENVGKHGIVHDHAVHCAVIEHTIEQALKIGFNVLDVDYSPIKGGKGNIEFLIHLQKEEQSGGQRLWSGTPEEVVERAVHEL from the coding sequence ATGACGAAAAAAAGAGCAGATATTTTATTGGCAGAGCAGGGCCTTTTTCATTCAAGAACGCAGGCGCAACGAGCAATTATGGCGGGACTAGTGTCCGACCATAATCACCAACGAATTGATAAGAGTGGGACCAGCTTTCCCGAAGATGAACAGTTTTACATTAAGGATGATGGCAAAAAGTATGTCTCACGCGGCGGCTTTAAATTAGAAAAAGCCCTGAAGTCTTTTCAGATTGATTTAACAGATAAAATTTGTTTGGATATTGGTGCGTCAACTGGTGGCTTTACTGATGTGGCACTGCAAAATGGTGCCCAAATGGTGTATGCACTTGATGTAGGTTATAACCAATTAGCGTGGCAGTTGCGGGATGATGATCGTGTTGTCGTCATGGAAAAGCAAAATTTTCGTTACAGTAAGCCGGAAGATTTTACCCAAGGATTGCCTGACTTCGCGATGACCGATGTTTCCTTTATTTCGTTGGATTTAATTATGCCGCCAATGTTTGACATCTTAAAAGATGGTTGTGATGCAGTCTGTCTAATTAAGCCTCAATTTGAAGCTGGTCCTGAAAATGTGGGTAAACATGGCATCGTGCATGACCATGCGGTTCATTGCGCTGTTATTGAGCATACGATTGAACAAGCGCTGAAGATTGGCTTCAACGTTCTTGATGTTGATTATTCGCCAATTAAGGGCGGTAAGGGCAACATTGAATTTTTAATTCATTTACAAAAAGAGGAACAAAGTGGTGGCCAAAGATTATGGTCAGGTACACCAGAAGAGGTTGTAGAACGCGCGGTTCATGAGCTTTAG
- a CDS encoding polyprenyl synthetase family protein → MTFKEFRTKWTPVVDEYLTEHLASEVDDQKISQIMTYSVMAGGKRLRPLLFLATLDALNKEISEQEIRIACGIELIHTYSLIHDDLPAMDNDDYRRGKLTSHKKWGEAEAILAGDALLPMGIEWIASGSHSAELVKIITQAVGPNGMVGGQYLDIDSTNNASVADDEHFINRMEWLKTGCLILACVEMAAAYAKADLDKKEQLLTFAHDFGRSYQIYDDLVDVVETSEEAGKATHKDQEEGKNNTLTLLGIKQSRQELVSLIEHAQASLTGLNGDVLAGFLDLYQKVL, encoded by the coding sequence ATGACTTTTAAAGAATTTAGAACTAAATGGACGCCAGTTGTTGATGAGTATTTAACTGAACATTTGGCAAGCGAAGTTGACGACCAAAAGATTAGCCAAATTATGACTTATTCAGTAATGGCTGGCGGTAAAAGATTACGGCCGCTGCTTTTTTTAGCAACGTTAGACGCTTTGAATAAGGAAATTAGTGAACAAGAAATTCGTATTGCCTGCGGGATTGAATTAATTCATACTTATTCATTAATTCATGATGATTTGCCAGCAATGGACAATGATGATTATCGCCGCGGCAAGTTGACGAGCCATAAAAAGTGGGGCGAGGCCGAAGCGATTTTGGCTGGAGATGCATTATTGCCAATGGGAATTGAATGGATTGCATCAGGCAGCCATTCTGCTGAATTAGTTAAGATTATTACACAGGCAGTTGGCCCTAACGGTATGGTTGGCGGACAATACCTGGACATTGATTCAACTAATAATGCTAGTGTTGCTGATGATGAGCACTTCATTAACCGAATGGAATGGCTAAAGACAGGCTGTCTTATTTTGGCTTGCGTTGAAATGGCTGCCGCATATGCCAAAGCAGATTTGGATAAGAAAGAGCAGCTATTAACCTTTGCGCATGATTTTGGCCGTTCATACCAAATTTATGATGACTTAGTTGATGTTGTTGAGACCAGCGAGGAAGCCGGTAAGGCAACACATAAGGATCAAGAAGAGGGCAAAAACAACACTTTGACCTTATTAGGAATTAAGCAAAGCCGGCAAGAATTAGTTAGTTTAATTGAGCATGCACAAGCTAGCTTAACCGGACTGAATGGTGATGTTTTAGCCGGCTTTCTTGATTTATACCAAAAGGTGCTGTAA
- a CDS encoding exodeoxyribonuclease VII small subunit, whose translation MATKKNNFEEQLTELQKIVANLENGNVPLEDALKEFQAGVKLSRDLNQKLTAAEETVAKLIDSDGTEHKLDPNNAAAPEE comes from the coding sequence ATGGCAACCAAGAAAAATAATTTTGAAGAGCAATTAACGGAATTACAAAAAATCGTGGCAAATTTAGAAAACGGCAATGTCCCACTAGAAGATGCTCTAAAGGAGTTCCAAGCAGGAGTTAAGTTGAGCCGTGATTTGAACCAAAAATTGACGGCGGCTGAAGAAACAGTTGCCAAGTTAATTGATAGTGACGGAACAGAACATAAGTTGGATCCGAATAACGCAGCAGCACCAGAGGAATAA
- the xseA gene encoding exodeoxyribonuclease VII large subunit has translation MTDNQYLTVTDLNYYITQKFKNDPYLHKVFLQGELSNFRFRRNSHQYFSLKDEKSKINVVMFRSYFDKVKFRPEEGMKVFVTGYVSVYGPQGSYQFYAESMEPAGLGALYEQLQQLQAKLAQEGLFAQDHKRALPHFPDHIAVITSASGAVIHDILVTANRRFPHAEVDLFPAQVQGDRAAASLVAAMKQIESYGDKYDVLIIGRGGGSLEDLWPFNEEAVVRQVYAMSMPVISSVGHETDTTLCDLVADSRAATPTAAAEYATPNLADELANIHQLQSSLLSSMQNVIRVRRDALNRINNSVIMREPTRLYDEQAQTLDILKQRLNNNMLHQLEWARQKYQLTTQKLTAVIPTGRIKQMLQQEDFYYQKLQANMTSMLREKRHQLGQIGQQLNDYSPLKTLDRGFVYATNAQEETVSSVTQLKAKDEIKLHFKDGNAKAIVKSVRRINNGNQEK, from the coding sequence ATGACAGATAATCAATATCTTACTGTTACGGATTTGAATTATTATATTACGCAAAAATTTAAGAATGACCCGTACTTACATAAAGTTTTTCTGCAAGGTGAACTATCAAATTTTCGTTTTCGGCGTAATTCGCACCAATATTTTTCATTAAAAGATGAAAAATCTAAAATCAATGTGGTCATGTTTCGGTCATATTTTGATAAGGTTAAATTTCGCCCAGAAGAAGGCATGAAGGTCTTTGTGACCGGTTATGTTAGCGTCTATGGGCCACAAGGCTCCTACCAATTTTACGCTGAATCAATGGAGCCTGCTGGGTTAGGGGCACTGTATGAGCAATTGCAGCAATTGCAAGCCAAGCTGGCTCAGGAAGGCTTGTTTGCTCAAGACCATAAACGGGCCCTGCCGCACTTTCCGGATCATATTGCTGTAATTACGAGTGCATCGGGTGCGGTTATCCATGATATTTTAGTAACTGCCAACCGGCGCTTTCCGCACGCGGAAGTTGATTTGTTTCCGGCACAAGTTCAGGGTGATCGAGCAGCAGCTTCTCTTGTTGCGGCAATGAAGCAAATTGAATCGTATGGTGACAAATATGATGTGCTGATTATTGGTCGTGGTGGTGGTTCACTTGAAGATTTATGGCCCTTCAATGAAGAAGCAGTTGTTCGCCAAGTTTATGCCATGTCAATGCCGGTGATTTCTTCAGTTGGGCATGAGACTGACACAACCTTGTGTGACTTAGTGGCTGATAGTCGTGCAGCAACGCCAACGGCTGCTGCAGAATACGCGACCCCCAATCTAGCTGATGAACTAGCAAATATTCACCAGCTACAAAGTAGTTTGTTATCAAGCATGCAAAATGTGATTCGGGTTCGCCGTGATGCCCTAAATCGCATCAATAATTCGGTTATCATGCGTGAGCCAACTCGGCTTTATGATGAACAAGCGCAAACATTGGACATTTTGAAGCAGCGTTTAAACAATAATATGCTGCACCAACTAGAATGGGCACGGCAGAAATACCAGCTTACTACCCAAAAGTTGACGGCAGTAATACCGACTGGTCGAATTAAGCAGATGCTGCAGCAGGAAGATTTTTATTATCAAAAATTGCAGGCTAACATGACGAGTATGCTGCGTGAAAAGCGTCACCAATTAGGGCAAATTGGCCAGCAATTAAATGATTATAGTCCCTTAAAAACATTAGATCGCGGCTTTGTGTATGCCACTAACGCTCAAGAAGAGACTGTTAGTTCGGTTACACAGCTTAAAGCAAAAGATGAAATCAAATTACACTTTAAAGATGGTAATGCGAAGGCAATTGTAAAGTCAGTCAGGAGAATAAATAATGGCAACCAAGAAAAATAA
- a CDS encoding tetrahydrofolate dehydrogenase/cyclohydrolase catalytic domain-containing protein, whose translation MGQILDGKGLADLLAGKLQEEVADLKEQGIKPLFCVINIGDDPSSKIYLRTKKKRAQEIGIAQRIYQLPANESQADLLALIDQLNEDSRINGIMIQLPVPEQIDLNEALEHINPEKDVDCLTPSNVGRLWRGDHFVEPATAHGILALLKHYQINLRGKNVVIIGRSSIVGKPLAALMLEQDATVSILHLKTKNLSEYTKRADILVSAAGQANLVTSEMIKPGAVVVDVGINQVNGHTVGDVDFKTVAPKASYITPVPGGIGPLTVESLMEQVVKLTRRNHDR comes from the coding sequence ATGGGGCAAATTCTGGATGGTAAAGGATTAGCTGATTTACTGGCCGGTAAGCTGCAAGAAGAGGTTGCCGACTTAAAGGAGCAGGGAATTAAGCCATTATTTTGCGTAATTAATATTGGTGATGATCCAAGCAGTAAGATTTATTTGCGAACTAAGAAAAAGCGTGCGCAAGAAATTGGAATTGCGCAAAGAATTTACCAATTGCCGGCTAATGAAAGCCAGGCTGACTTGTTAGCCTTAATTGACCAGCTAAATGAAGATTCAAGAATTAACGGTATTATGATCCAATTGCCAGTCCCTGAGCAGATTGATTTAAACGAGGCACTGGAACATATTAATCCTGAAAAAGACGTTGATTGTTTAACCCCAAGTAATGTAGGACGGTTATGGCGCGGCGATCATTTCGTTGAGCCGGCAACTGCCCACGGCATTTTAGCATTATTAAAACATTATCAAATTAATTTGCGGGGTAAGAATGTTGTCATTATTGGCCGCAGCAGCATTGTTGGTAAGCCTTTAGCTGCCCTGATGCTGGAACAAGATGCAACAGTTTCCATTTTGCACTTGAAGACTAAGAACCTTTCCGAATATACTAAGAGAGCAGATATTTTGGTATCGGCAGCCGGCCAGGCTAACCTAGTGACTTCTGAGATGATTAAACCAGGTGCTGTTGTCGTTGATGTTGGCATTAACCAGGTCAATGGCCACACTGTCGGCGACGTTGACTTTAAGACAGTTGCGCCTAAGGCCAGTTATATTACACCAGTTCCAGGTGGCATTGGTCCGCTAACAGTTGAATCACTGATGGAACAGGTGGTTAAATTAACAAGGAGAAATCATGACAGATAA